From one Candoia aspera isolate rCanAsp1 chromosome 17, rCanAsp1.hap2, whole genome shotgun sequence genomic stretch:
- the GPR137 gene encoding integral membrane protein GPR137, which produces MEKAVGNLSSIVPASRLTPAFPPAVKVGLTTLYTALYALLFFSVYAQLWLVLLYRHKKFSYQTVFLFLCLFWAALRTTLFSFYFRNTLKANHLHPFFFWLLYCCPVCLQFFTLTLMNLYFAQVVFKAKAKYRPELIKGLLMVRGACFGASVLFLAVNVACAVLVRARQAEPWAVVLARVLISDSLFVLGAVSLALCLYLVARGSPSTRIYLEAKGTTLCQTAAMGGTIVLLYASRACYNLAALALSSRTRLDSFDYDWYDVSDQADLITDLGDQGYIVFGLILFVWELLPTTLLVGFFRVHRPAQDMSASRVFNRQLGVSRSYFFDYPGQRENEGLTSSLTGRPGSGIYYGSINRSGEQDWFGGHPPTAPLLFSQAAVSGGHHHSLYSTPQN; this is translated from the exons ATGGAGAAGGCCGTGGGCAACCTCAGCTCCATCGTGCCGGCCTCGCGGCTCACGCCGGCCTTCCCCCCCGCCGTCAAGGTGGGCCTGACGACGCTCTACACGGCCCTGTACGCCTTGCTTTTCTTCTCGGTCTACGCCCAGCTCTGGCTGGTGCTCCTTTACCGCCACAAAAAGTTCAGCTACCAGacggtcttcctcttcctctgcctcttctggGCCGCCCTACGCACCACCCTCTTCTCCTTCTACTTCAGGAACACCCTCAAGGCCAACCACTTGCATCCCTTCTTCTTTTGGCTGCTGTATTGCTGTCCTGTCTGCCTCCAGTTCTTCACCTTGACCCTCATGAATCTCTATTTCGCTCAG GTGGTTTTCAAGGCCAAAGCAAAATATCGTCCCGAATTGATCAAAGGCCT GTTGATGGTGAGAGGGGCATGCTTTGGGGCCAGCGTCCTCTTCCTGGCGGTGAACGTGGCGTGCGCCGTGCTGGTGCGGGCACGCCAGGCCGAGCCCTGGGCCGTGGTCCTTGCTCGCGTTCTCATCAGCGACTCGCTCTTTGTTCTTGGGGCCGTCTCTCTGGCCCTCTGCCTGTACCTCGTGGCTCGCGGGTCCCCCTCGACACGCATCTACCTGGAAGCCAAG GGCACCACGCTGTGCCAGACGGCGGCCATGGGGGGCACCATAGTTTTGCTCTACGCCAGCCGAGCTTGCTACAACCTGGCTGCCCTGGCACTCTCCTCCCGCACCCGGCTCGACTCCTTTGATTACGACTGGTACGACGTTTCCGATCAG GCAGATCTAATAACCGATCTCGGTGATCAAGGTTACATCGTCTTTGGCCTCATTCTCTTTGTTTGGGAGTTACTGCCCACGACGTTGCTGGTTGGCTTTTTCCGAGTCCATAGGCCGGCTCAGGATATG AGTGCAAGCCGTGTCTTCAATCGGCAGCTTGGTGTCTCCCGTTCTTACTTCTTTGACTACCCTGGGCAGCGTGAAAATGAAGGACTGACTAGCAg CCTGACTGGACGACCCGGCAGTGGGATCTATTACGGCTCGATCAATCGCAGCGGGGAGCAAGACTGGTTCGGGGGCCACCCTCCCACCGCCCCCCTTCTGTTCTCGCAGGCTGCAGTTTCCGGTGGCCATCACCACAGCCTTTACTCCACCCCGCAgaactga
- the LOC134506630 gene encoding glyoxal reductase-like, with translation MQPTERALPGLWLPERTVWLSTGTPMPLLGLGTFRLQGDEAVRASLEAALENGYRLVDTAAVYGNEAALGRALRELLPRHRLAREDVFLTSKLSPRDHGEEAAQKACLRSLQDLGCSYLDLYLIHWPGTQGWPQEDAGNRERRLQSWRALERLHEAGRLRAIGVSNYTVQHLQELLAHCRVTPAVLQVEFHPELAQSELLKFCSQNGIHLQAYSSLGTGHLVGHPEVEAVALQHGRTPAQVLLRWALQQGVSVIPKSASRRRVAENAQLWSWDLSQADMEKLRSLDCGKRYCWDPSGVA, from the exons ATGCAGCCGACGGAGCGGGCGCTGCCTGGGTTGTG GCTCCCAGAACGTACCGTGTGGTTAAGTACCGGAACCCCCATGCCACTTCTGGGCCTCGGCACCTTCCGCCTTCAGGGGGACGAGGCAGTGCGCGCCAGCCTGGAAGCTGCTCTGGAGAACGGCTACCGCTTGGTGGACACGGCCGCCGTCTACGGCAATGAGGCTGCCCTCGGGCGAGCGCTCCGGGAATTGCTACCACGCCACCGTCTTGCTCGCGAGGACGTTTTTCTGACCAGCAAGCTGAGTCCGAGGGATCACGGGGAGGAGGCTGCCCAAAAGGCCTGCCTTCGCAGCTTGCAAGACCTAGGCTGCAGTTACCTGGATCTCTACCTCATCCACTGGCCGGGAACTCAAGGCTGGCCTCAGGAGGATGCCGGGAACCGGGAACGCAGGCTACAGAGTTGGCGAGCCTTGGAGAGGTTGCACGAAGCTGGGAGGCTCCGGGCAATTGGGGTCTCCAACTACACAGTCCAGCACCTTCAGGAATTGCTGGCCCACTGCAGGGTGACCCCCGCGGTCCTGCAGGTGGAATTCCACCCTGAACTGGCACAGTCAGAGCTGCTGAAGTTTTGCAGCCAGAACGGCATCCACTTGCAAGCTTATTCCTCGCTGGGGACCGGTCACCTGGTAGGGCACCCGGAAGTGGAGGCTGTAGCCCTGCAGCACGGCCGCACACCTGCCCAGGTCCTACTACGCTGGGCTCTGCAGCAAGGCGTGAGCGTGATTCCCAAGTCAGCATCTCGGCGCCGTGTGGCTGAAAACGCCCAGCTCTGGTCGTGGGACCTGAGCCAAGCCGACATGGAAAAACTGCGcagtctggattgtgggaaacgttATTGCTGGGACCCCAGTGGGGTCGCTTAG
- the BAD gene encoding bcl2-associated agonist of cell death, giving the protein MFRISEFQDEAFPTSEKDPADHRLSVGGAKDLNSPSHENPELRRRIGSDPPLLDSETSDEVGAFRARSRSAPPILWAAQRYGRELRRMSDEFHGALQKLPRPKSAGACSQMDHTPSWKDTLQSWWRRSCPDNGPSGS; this is encoded by the exons ATGTTCCGGATTTCTGAGTTCCAAGACGAAGCTTTCCCCACCAGTGAGAAGGACCCGGCAGATCACAGGCTGAGCGTTGGAGGGGCCAAAGATCTCAACAGTCCGTCTCATGAGAATCCAG AACTGAGACGCCGAATAGGGTCGGACCCTCCTTTGCTAGATTCGGAGACCTCAGATGAGGTGGGGGCTTTCCGGGCACGCTCACGCTCCGCCCCTCCAATCTTGTGGGCCGCTCAGCGATACGGGCGGGAGCTACGCAGGATGAGCGATGAGTTCCATGGTGCACTGCAG AAGCTGCCGCGCCCGAAAAGCGCAGGGGCCTGTTCCCAGATGGACCACACGCCCAGCTGGAAGGACACGCTGCAGTCCTGGTGGCGTCGCAGCTGCCCGGACAATGGCCCGTCCGGTTCTTGA